The Paenibacillus sp. RC334 nucleotide sequence GCAGGGGGAGCACCGATCCACTATACTGGTAAAAGAGAATCGGGCTGGTGGTACAAAGGACGGGTCGCCGGACGTGAGTTGTGGAGCTACAGTTGGGCAGTTTCCAACAGTCTGGAGCGGTATTTGGGCTCCAGCTCGTGGGGGTTGACCGCCGAGCAGGTGAGCCGTCCGGAGCAGCTTATGCTGGGAGATGTCATTTTTTATGATTGGGATGGTGACGGCATCTTTCAGCACAGCACGGTGGTAACGGCCTTTGATGCGGGTGGCATGCCGCTTGTCAATGCGCATACGGTAAGCTCCAGACATCGTTATTGGGACTACAAAAATTCGTATGCGTGGACGGACAACACGGTGTATCGCTTTTATCACATCGCCGACTATTTTTAAATGAAATGTTTATAACAGGTACAGTGACGCAAATCAGGCACAATGACGAAAGCAGGAAAGCGGAGGATAGGCATGGCAAAACAAAAATTGACCGTAGGGCTGGTGTACGGCGGCAAATCAGGCGAACATGAGGTTTCGCTGCAAACGGCGTATGCGGTACTGAACGCTTTTGATTATGAGAAATATGAGATTATTCCTTTTTATATTACAAAGGCTGGCGATTGGAGCAGAGGGTCGCTGCTTGACGCACCTTTGGCTTCCGTAGAGCAATTGAAGCTGGAGCGTGCAGAGGGCAGTACGAAGGCGGCATTAGATACGTTGTTCGGCAAGCTGTACGGAGAGCAGACGCTGGATGTGCTGTTCCCGCTGCTGCATGGCACCTTTGGTGAAGACGGAACAATTCAGGGCTTGTTCGAAATGGCGGATATGCCATATGTCGGTGCGGGAGTGCTGGCTTCTGCCGCAGGGATGGACAAAGGCGTCATGAAGAAGCTGTTTGAGCATGCGGGACTGCCCCAAGTGAAATACTGTTATTTTAATAGTACACAATGGGAGCAAACCAGCCATGACCTCGTGCGCAAGATGGAAACCGAGTTAGGGTACCCGTGCTTCGTCAAGCCGGCGAATCTGGGATCAAGTGTCGGCATTTCCAAAGCCACTAACCGGGAAGAGCTGGAAAAGGCAGTCGAGCTGGCTTTGCAATTTGATCTGAAGGTCATTGTGGAGGAGTATGTTGATGCCCGCGAGATCGAGGTCAGCGTACTCGGCAACGACGAGCCTATTGCTTCGGTACCGGGCGAAATTGTATCGTCCAGCGACTATTACGATTATGCTGCCAAATACACGGACGGCCAATCGGAAATGCTCATTCCGGCACCGTTGGACGAGGAAGTGGCGGATCGTATCCGTGAAGCCGCATTGCAAGCATTCCGCGCTCTGGAGGGCTGCGGGATTTCCCGTGCCGATTTCTTCGTCAGACGTTCGGACGGACATATTTTTATTAATGAAGTAAACACGATGCCAGGCTTTACGCCGTTCAGTATGTATCCATTGCTGTGGAGAGA carries:
- a CDS encoding D-alanine--D-alanine ligase encodes the protein MAKQKLTVGLVYGGKSGEHEVSLQTAYAVLNAFDYEKYEIIPFYITKAGDWSRGSLLDAPLASVEQLKLERAEGSTKAALDTLFGKLYGEQTLDVLFPLLHGTFGEDGTIQGLFEMADMPYVGAGVLASAAGMDKGVMKKLFEHAGLPQVKYCYFNSTQWEQTSHDLVRKMETELGYPCFVKPANLGSSVGISKATNREELEKAVELALQFDLKVIVEEYVDAREIEVSVLGNDEPIASVPGEIVSSSDYYDYAAKYTDGQSEMLIPAPLDEEVADRIREAALQAFRALEGCGISRADFFVRRSDGHIFINEVNTMPGFTPFSMYPLLWRETGVSYQSLLDRMIALALERYERRSALHYENS